One genomic window of Pseudomonadales bacterium includes the following:
- a CDS encoding zeta toxin family protein: protein MTDASKKKVVIIAGPNGAGKTTFAREFLPNEAHCPIFINADLIAAGLSPFAPELAVVQAARLMIEAIAEQEKKGNSFALETTLSGKRYLNAIPRWQRAGYDVQLIFLELPSVDVAIRRVAARVAQGGHHIPEDVIRRRFDSGLHNFHQGYKSLVDIWLHYDNSGNIPKLIDWSER, encoded by the coding sequence ATGACAGATGCTTCGAAAAAGAAAGTAGTGATTATTGCTGGTCCTAATGGGGCTGGAAAAACCACTTTTGCACGCGAATTTTTACCGAATGAAGCGCATTGCCCAATATTTATTAATGCAGATTTGATTGCAGCAGGGCTTTCGCCATTTGCACCAGAGTTAGCAGTTGTTCAAGCTGCGCGATTGATGATTGAGGCAATTGCGGAACAAGAAAAGAAGGGCAATAGCTTTGCTTTAGAAACTACTCTGAGCGGTAAGCGTTACTTGAATGCAATTCCACGCTGGCAGCGTGCTGGCTATGATGTTCAGTTAATTTTTTTAGAGCTGCCAAGTGTAGATGTGGCTATTCGTCGGGTTGCTGCTCGTGTGGCGCAAGGCGGTCATCATATTCCTGAAGATGTTATTAGGCGTCGTTTTGATTCGGGTCTGCACAACTTTCATCAGGGCTATAAGTCTCTGGTGGATATTTGGTTACATTACGATAACAGTGGCAATATACCTAAATTAATTGATTGGAGTGAGCGATGA
- a CDS encoding FAD-dependent oxidoreductase yields MSDPIIIIGTGLSGYTLGKEFRRYDKETPLLFVTTDDGRNYSKPMLSTGFAKKKSADELAVADAGAMAEQLHASIRTFAKVTAIDPANHEISIGDEKLRYSKLVIAWGAECIRAPLQGDGQDLVYSVNDLLDYAEFRKVVADKKKVLIIGAGLIGSEYANDLAAGGYEVEAVDPLSGPLGSLLPPKASAAVQNALERDCNVRYHFGTVVETINKKDAGIVATLADGSKVEADIVLSAVGMRPRIGLARQSGIAVNRGITVNRYLETSVPDVYAMGDCAEVEGHVRFYVLPLMACARTLAKTLSGERTAVVYGPMPVGVKVTVCPIQLSPPLHGAVGEWQEEVDGDNVRSLFRSPEGNLLGFALTGKCTEQKTELAKELPHILG; encoded by the coding sequence ATGTCAGACCCTATCATCATCATCGGCACTGGTTTATCCGGCTATACCTTGGGCAAAGAATTTCGTCGTTACGACAAAGAAACGCCTTTGTTGTTTGTTACTACGGACGATGGCCGCAATTATTCTAAGCCTATGTTGTCGACAGGATTTGCCAAGAAAAAATCTGCCGATGAGTTAGCGGTGGCTGATGCCGGTGCGATGGCAGAGCAGTTGCACGCATCGATTCGTACATTTGCCAAAGTGACAGCGATTGATCCAGCGAATCACGAAATCAGTATTGGTGATGAAAAATTGCGTTACAGTAAATTGGTGATTGCTTGGGGTGCAGAATGTATTCGTGCGCCGCTGCAAGGTGACGGGCAAGATCTCGTTTATTCGGTGAATGATTTGTTGGATTACGCCGAGTTTCGCAAAGTGGTTGCCGATAAGAAAAAAGTGTTAATTATTGGTGCAGGTTTGATTGGCAGCGAATACGCCAATGATTTGGCTGCTGGCGGCTATGAGGTGGAAGCGGTAGATCCATTGTCGGGTCCGTTGGGTTCGTTGTTGCCGCCAAAGGCTTCGGCTGCCGTGCAAAACGCGTTGGAGCGCGATTGCAATGTGCGTTATCACTTCGGCACCGTGGTTGAAACAATCAATAAAAAAGACGCGGGCATTGTAGCGACGCTGGCGGATGGTTCAAAAGTCGAAGCGGATATTGTGTTGTCGGCGGTCGGTATGCGTCCGCGCATTGGTTTGGCGCGTCAGTCGGGCATTGCAGTCAATCGCGGTATCACTGTTAATCGATATTTAGAAACTTCTGTGCCGGATGTGTATGCGATGGGCGACTGCGCAGAAGTGGAAGGTCATGTGCGTTTTTATGTGCTGCCGTTGATGGCTTGCGCGCGCACGCTGGCAAAAACTTTGTCAGGTGAGCGCACAGCTGTGGTGTATGGGCCAATGCCTGTTGGTGTCAAAGTGACTGTGTGTCCGATTCAATTGTCGCCACCATTGCACGGTGCGGTGGGTGAATGGCAGGAAGAAGTGGATGGCGATAATGTGCGTTCATTGTTCCGCAGTCCAGAAGGTAATTTGTTGGGCTTTGCTTTGACCGGAAAATGCACCGAGCAAAAAACAGAATTGGCAAAAGAGTTGCCGCATATTCTTGGTTAA
- the cutA gene encoding divalent-cation tolerance protein CutA: protein MTIAVDSSFCVVLTTTSSRAEAEQLAKLLVEQKLAACVQLLPIDSIYTWENTVKQDSEVLMLIKTSKASFVSIEMLIQQHHSYQVPEIIQLPIEQGSSAYLQWLADAVSKKTLT, encoded by the coding sequence ATGACTATTGCCGTGGATTCGTCGTTTTGCGTTGTGCTGACAACAACTTCCAGCCGCGCAGAAGCAGAACAGTTAGCGAAATTATTGGTGGAACAAAAGTTGGCGGCGTGTGTGCAGTTGCTGCCCATCGACAGTATTTACACTTGGGAAAATACGGTAAAACAGGATTCAGAAGTGTTGATGCTAATCAAAACTTCAAAAGCAAGTTTTGTCAGCATTGAAATGTTGATTCAACAACATCACAGTTATCAGGTGCCTGAAATTATTCAGTTGCCGATTGAGCAAGGTTCTAGCGCGTATTTGCAATGGCTTGCAGATGCCGTGAGTAAAAAAACATTAACTTGA
- a CDS encoding enoyl-CoA hydratase-related protein yields MNFETLTYTVSDGVAVISLNRPQQRNAVNSVMSRELPQVWQHFNQDKSAVVAILTGAGDKALCTGADLADLPETDGEVDDQGRKFGTLASIKWTSLQNRIWKPVICAVNGMVVGGGLHFVADSDIVIAADSATFFDTHVKVGLVAGLEPVSLVRKMPFDAVMRMALTGGNERMSAQRAYELGMISEVVPATELMQRAHALADLIKTNSPVALARTKKAVWEAKEMGLHAGLENAWQYIMAQNTHPDIAEGGKAFMERRNPQWQPYAGECDD; encoded by the coding sequence ATGAATTTTGAAACACTCACTTATACCGTTAGCGATGGTGTTGCTGTTATTTCTTTGAATCGCCCGCAGCAGCGCAACGCGGTGAACTCGGTGATGAGTCGCGAATTGCCGCAAGTGTGGCAACACTTCAATCAAGATAAATCGGCTGTGGTGGCAATTCTCACCGGTGCTGGCGATAAAGCACTGTGCACGGGCGCAGATTTAGCGGATCTGCCAGAAACGGATGGTGAAGTGGACGACCAAGGTCGCAAATTTGGTACGCTGGCTTCCATCAAATGGACATCGTTGCAAAATCGTATTTGGAAGCCAGTCATTTGTGCCGTGAATGGCATGGTAGTGGGCGGTGGTCTGCATTTTGTGGCGGATTCTGACATCGTAATTGCTGCTGATTCGGCAACATTTTTTGATACGCATGTAAAAGTGGGCTTGGTTGCTGGTTTAGAGCCGGTGAGTTTAGTGCGCAAAATGCCGTTTGATGCGGTGATGCGCATGGCATTAACGGGCGGCAATGAGCGCATGAGTGCTCAGCGCGCGTATGAATTGGGCATGATCAGCGAAGTGGTACCTGCGACAGAGTTGATGCAACGCGCACACGCTTTAGCCGATTTAATCAAAACCAATTCGCCGGTTGCGTTAGCGCGCACAAAAAAAGCGGTGTGGGAAGCGAAAGAAATGGGTTTGCATGCAGGCTTGGAGAATGCGTGGCAATACATCATGGCACAGAACACGCATCCTGATATTGCCGAAGGTGGCAAAGCATTTATGGAGCGCAGAAATCCGCAGTGGCAGCCGTATGCGGGTGAGTGCGACGATTGA
- a CDS encoding acetyl-CoA acetyltransferase, protein MSIKDKVAIVGVGCCKFGENWDKSEEDMIVDAAYEAYADAGITEPAKQIDAIYCGSLYTKNGPVEVSEALKLYKPLTAVSNYCATGTEAFRAGVMAIAAGVYDTVLVVGYDKPKDRGVSGPSVNIKGVRDLPATPAGWFAMCAAPYFKKFGAGREDLAKIAVKNHYNGTLSPKSFLKKVITEEDALNGRMISWPFGLYDCAAQSDGAAVAVITKASLAKNFRDDPVYVKAVASGSAANPHTDPDHDFLRWKPTENAAAEAYKIAGISNPFKEIHIAQVHDCFTLTELLAYEDLGFIPKGSAKEHIANGTFTLKGELPVNTDGGLKTFGHPTGATGVRMIVENVLQLQGRADKRQLSLHNGKQPTMALTHNIGGFPTGCAVSIIGIDK, encoded by the coding sequence ATGAGTATTAAAGACAAAGTGGCAATCGTCGGTGTCGGCTGCTGTAAGTTCGGTGAGAATTGGGATAAGTCCGAAGAAGACATGATTGTCGACGCGGCTTACGAAGCGTATGCCGATGCAGGAATTACAGAACCCGCAAAACAAATTGATGCAATTTATTGCGGTTCTTTGTACACAAAAAATGGCCCCGTCGAAGTCAGTGAAGCGCTTAAGTTGTACAAACCACTCACCGCAGTTTCCAATTATTGTGCAACCGGCACGGAAGCATTTCGCGCGGGTGTGATGGCGATTGCTGCGGGTGTTTACGACACAGTATTGGTGGTGGGTTATGACAAACCGAAAGATCGCGGTGTGTCGGGTCCTAGCGTCAATATCAAAGGCGTACGCGATTTGCCAGCCACTCCTGCGGGTTGGTTTGCCATGTGCGCTGCACCATATTTCAAAAAGTTTGGTGCAGGCCGTGAAGATTTAGCAAAAATTGCGGTGAAAAATCACTACAACGGCACGCTGTCACCGAAATCTTTTTTGAAAAAAGTGATCACCGAAGAAGATGCACTGAATGGTCGCATGATTTCTTGGCCTTTTGGTTTGTACGACTGCGCGGCGCAATCAGACGGTGCGGCGGTTGCTGTTATTACCAAAGCCTCGCTGGCAAAAAATTTCCGCGATGATCCGGTGTATGTGAAAGCCGTAGCCAGCGGCTCGGCGGCAAATCCGCACACCGATCCTGACCACGATTTTTTGCGTTGGAAACCGACAGAAAATGCGGCGGCAGAAGCGTACAAAATCGCTGGCATCAGCAATCCGTTCAAAGAAATTCATATCGCACAGGTGCACGATTGCTTCACGCTCACTGAGCTGTTGGCGTATGAAGATTTAGGATTTATTCCAAAAGGTTCGGCGAAAGAACACATCGCCAACGGCACCTTCACTTTGAAAGGTGAATTACCCGTTAACACCGATGGTGGTTTGAAAACTTTTGGTCATCCAACGGGCGCAACCGGCGTGCGTATGATTGTGGAGAATGTGTTGCAGTTGCAGGGGCGTGCCGATAAACGCCAGTTGTCACTGCATAACGGCAAACAACCGACGATGGCACTGACACACAATATCGGTGGCTTCCCAACGGGTTGTGCCGTTAGCATCATTGGTATTGATAAGTAA
- a CDS encoding zinc ribbon domain-containing protein, producing the protein MAGIISHGAYIPRMRLPLSVIAGKAPKDGGPEKAVAWMDEDSVTMAVAAAQNCLQGFDRARVDAVLFATTTYAFAEKQGAAIIAKALNLKGDVRTADISHSTRAGTIALQSAIDAVKAGSAQRVLVIAADCRMGAPSSGFEANTGDAAAAFLVGAEGAIATLDCACAHTTEIIDIWRKQGDRFVHGWEDRFVNVHGYIENTVAAIQGLVAKSGVALSSINKAVLYAPEARSLGEMSKAAGVAKEQIQEPLFGKVGNAGAAFAPLLLIAALEQAKAGEKILVANYGDGADALLLSVTGSRAKAEGYRSVSDLLSRRKVVDAYGKYMKARGLTITEYPEVDDQGISATVHFRERDEDLSLEGQQCTHCGTHQFPKGRVCVRCHSKDLWTPACYSDLTGSVVTYTLDAFFPSPEPPTAVGIIEVKNTDGSAGARIHMQICETSAKDIAVDLPVEFTFRCIHRVGQRPNYFWKCTPIVSVSVEGVAA; encoded by the coding sequence ATGGCAGGCATCATTTCTCACGGCGCGTACATTCCTCGCATGCGTTTGCCTTTATCCGTTATCGCAGGCAAAGCGCCGAAAGACGGCGGTCCCGAAAAAGCTGTTGCATGGATGGATGAAGACAGTGTGACGATGGCAGTCGCTGCGGCACAAAATTGTTTGCAAGGTTTTGATCGCGCGCGTGTGGATGCGGTGTTGTTTGCCACCACCACTTACGCGTTTGCAGAAAAACAAGGCGCAGCGATTATTGCCAAAGCATTAAATTTGAAAGGCGATGTGCGCACAGCCGATATTTCACACAGTACGCGCGCAGGAACGATTGCGTTGCAATCGGCGATTGATGCCGTGAAAGCGGGCAGCGCGCAGCGCGTGCTAGTGATTGCCGCTGATTGCCGCATGGGTGCACCCAGCTCCGGTTTTGAAGCCAATACCGGCGATGCTGCTGCTGCATTTTTAGTGGGCGCAGAAGGCGCGATTGCAACACTGGATTGCGCTTGCGCGCACACCACCGAAATCATCGATATCTGGCGCAAACAGGGCGACCGTTTTGTGCACGGTTGGGAAGATCGTTTCGTCAATGTACACGGTTATATCGAAAATACTGTGGCAGCGATTCAAGGTTTGGTGGCAAAAAGCGGTGTTGCTTTATCATCAATTAATAAAGCCGTTTTGTATGCACCTGAAGCGCGCTCACTCGGTGAGATGAGCAAAGCGGCAGGTGTAGCAAAAGAACAAATTCAAGAGCCTTTGTTTGGCAAAGTGGGTAATGCTGGTGCGGCGTTTGCGCCACTGTTGTTGATTGCTGCGCTTGAACAAGCAAAAGCTGGTGAAAAAATTCTCGTTGCCAATTACGGTGATGGTGCCGATGCGCTGCTGCTTTCTGTGACAGGTTCGCGTGCGAAAGCAGAAGGATATCGCAGCGTGAGTGATTTATTGTCGCGTCGCAAAGTGGTCGATGCTTACGGTAAATACATGAAAGCGCGCGGCTTAACGATCACGGAATACCCAGAAGTGGATGATCAAGGCATTTCAGCGACCGTACATTTCCGCGAGCGCGATGAAGATTTGTCGCTGGAAGGACAACAGTGTACGCATTGCGGTACACATCAATTTCCGAAAGGTCGTGTGTGTGTGCGCTGCCACAGCAAAGATCTGTGGACACCCGCTTGCTACAGCGATTTAACGGGCAGTGTTGTGACTTATACCTTGGATGCGTTTTTCCCTTCGCCAGAGCCGCCAACTGCGGTGGGTATTATCGAAGTGAAAAATACCGATGGCTCTGCGGGGGCGCGCATTCATATGCAAATTTGCGAAACTTCTGCTAAAGATATTGCGGTGGATTTGCCAGTGGAATTTACTTTCCGTTGCATACACCGCGTGGGTCAACGCCCCAATTATTTTTGGAAATGCACGCCGATTGTTTCTGTCTCTGTTGAAGGAGTTGCCGCATGA
- a CDS encoding SDR family NAD(P)-dependent oxidoreductase encodes MKLLEGKAAIVTGSGRGVGRGHCLHLAKNGAKVVVNDILLEEAQKVADEIKAAGGEAIASNADIGSRAGCESLIQQCVDAFGGIDIAINNAGIVRDKTMLKLEDADFDLVWRIHVMGTFWIAQAAAKKMIEQGRGGSIINTTSGAHFGSFGQTNYSAAKGAIASMTYTWAMELAKHGIRVNAIGPLATTHMSATFSDADKMPFFPPENNGPIVCWLCSDEADYVSGQIFGTGGDRISHMVQPHYGKTLIKPGGWEIDDIRQHFKQHIPPEFGAFGMLGKPYPFHAGVKPPVKE; translated from the coding sequence ATGAAATTATTGGAAGGAAAAGCAGCAATCGTTACCGGCAGTGGTCGTGGTGTTGGTCGCGGGCATTGTTTACATTTGGCTAAAAATGGCGCGAAAGTTGTCGTCAATGACATCCTGTTAGAAGAAGCGCAAAAAGTAGCCGATGAAATCAAAGCGGCGGGCGGTGAAGCGATTGCCAGTAACGCAGATATTGGCTCGCGCGCCGGTTGTGAATCGCTGATACAACAGTGCGTCGATGCGTTTGGCGGCATTGATATTGCGATCAACAATGCGGGCATCGTGCGCGACAAAACCATGCTCAAATTGGAAGACGCCGACTTTGATTTGGTGTGGCGCATTCATGTCATGGGTACATTCTGGATCGCACAAGCGGCGGCGAAAAAAATGATCGAGCAGGGTCGCGGTGGCTCCATCATCAACACCACTTCCGGTGCGCATTTTGGCAGCTTTGGTCAAACCAATTATTCCGCTGCAAAAGGTGCAATCGCTTCCATGACTTATACATGGGCGATGGAATTGGCAAAGCATGGCATTCGCGTCAATGCGATTGGCCCACTGGCGACCACGCATATGTCAGCAACTTTTTCTGATGCCGACAAAATGCCGTTTTTCCCACCTGAAAATAACGGCCCGATTGTTTGCTGGTTGTGCAGCGATGAAGCGGATTATGTTTCCGGACAAATTTTCGGCACCGGCGGTGATCGCATTTCTCACATGGTGCAACCGCATTACGGCAAAACTTTGATCAAGCCGGGAGGTTGGGAAATCGACGATATTCGTCAACATTTCAAACAGCACATACCGCCAGAGTTTGGCGCGTTTGGTATGTTGGGCAAACCGTATCCATTTCATGCAGGCGTGAAACCGCCGGTGAAGGAGTAA
- a CDS encoding acyl-CoA dehydrogenase family protein — protein sequence MRALSFRFIQSLEESVVDLDFSEEQVMLRDTARGICEELSPSAVVRAMEQDEAGYSAPFWQQLAELGITSLGIPEAHGGMAWGALEMAIVYEEFGRSLAPSPHWASCVLSAKLLELAGTAQQQENFLSGIASGDTIIVPAHLEPKNGFGAEGVQMRATKQGENYVLNGTKLLVPFASSAARLLVLARTGEGVQDVAGFLVDPKSAGVTLTRERNHADDALFQVDFNNVAVNTADVLHTAGFWAAWENAMTRSIVALAARSIGAAEAIHAMTVDYAKQRVQFGKPIGSFQAIAHYLADLIVKIEGAKVLVYQSAWAIDNNKPFEKIALQAKLQACNVLRDASAIGVQVHGGFGFTSEGDPQLYFRRAKHWQLTNWDSAFLEKRIAALILDAA from the coding sequence ATGCGTGCCCTTTCTTTCCGTTTCATTCAGTCGTTAGAGGAGTCCGTTGTGGATCTCGATTTCAGCGAAGAGCAGGTCATGTTGCGCGATACCGCGCGCGGTATTTGTGAAGAATTGTCACCGTCGGCTGTCGTGCGGGCGATGGAGCAGGACGAGGCCGGTTACTCCGCGCCTTTCTGGCAACAACTGGCCGAGTTGGGCATCACCAGTCTCGGCATTCCTGAAGCACACGGCGGCATGGCGTGGGGCGCGTTGGAAATGGCGATTGTGTACGAAGAGTTCGGTCGCTCACTCGCGCCTAGCCCGCATTGGGCGAGCTGTGTGTTGTCAGCGAAATTGCTGGAACTGGCTGGCACGGCACAGCAACAAGAAAACTTTTTATCTGGCATTGCCAGCGGTGACACCATCATCGTGCCTGCACATTTGGAGCCAAAAAATGGCTTTGGTGCAGAAGGTGTGCAAATGCGCGCCACAAAACAAGGTGAAAACTATGTGTTGAACGGCACAAAATTGTTAGTGCCGTTTGCGTCATCTGCGGCGCGTTTGTTGGTGTTGGCGCGCACGGGTGAAGGTGTGCAGGATGTCGCCGGTTTCTTGGTCGATCCAAAATCTGCTGGCGTTACTTTAACGCGCGAACGCAATCACGCCGATGACGCATTGTTCCAAGTCGATTTCAATAATGTTGCCGTCAATACTGCTGATGTGTTGCACACAGCAGGCTTTTGGGCAGCGTGGGAAAACGCAATGACGCGTTCGATTGTTGCACTGGCAGCGCGTTCGATCGGTGCAGCGGAAGCGATTCATGCGATGACGGTGGATTACGCCAAACAGCGCGTGCAATTTGGTAAACCGATAGGTTCGTTCCAAGCGATTGCGCATTATTTGGCAGATTTGATCGTCAAAATCGAAGGCGCAAAAGTGTTGGTGTATCAATCCGCGTGGGCGATTGATAACAACAAACCGTTCGAAAAAATTGCATTGCAAGCCAAACTGCAGGCTTGCAATGTGTTGCGCGATGCGTCAGCCATCGGCGTGCAAGTGCACGGCGGTTTTGGTTTTACATCAGAAGGTGATCCGCAGTTGTATTTTCGTCGCGCCAAACATTGGCAGTTGACCAACTGGGATAGCGCCTTTTTAGAAAAACGCATCGCTGCATTGATTCTCGACGCAGCGTGA
- a CDS encoding TonB-dependent receptor, with protein sequence MKKHSVLFVGARALVILGAFSSASTFATETETTPSTELGTLVVNATKLDKDEDRLTQSTTVITSQDIQQKNYTDTTEILRETAGIQFKQAGGPGQFNYTKMRGFSAGNILLVIDGVKVNHAGSGDFGNLIGQIDPNSIERIEVLRGPQASLYGSNSTAGVISITTKSGSKPDARIATEVGSLDWRKTKLSLNNNHDVGDGNLSYSLNVSKTDSNGVIDDEYYKDNSIQAKVSYSTDQFEVGGSYWRTDNKFQYAELLEAGPVNSWDRYYSLQLPDPDSTRALQQTISSVWATHHITDKLSHTLKLGQMEENDQNLDLDNGLLGYMLAPYNNFTVDYFNFYNKGAVVPIYDSGSAQAANARNLNRQLDYTLKYSGEKTNALFGFERVTQNYRSWGRWGNSPSMDDSTNSLYINADHTLVNDHLVLSVGLRNDNYDSWGSQTTGNIGAAWNFTPGTGIFANYGTSYKAPTLSQLFDQSYGSDALTPESGKTTEIGFRQKLLDEKLAWDITAWQTQLDDVIIFDYSIPNPAAPWGFGKYANGDKQRTSGAELNGSYALTNDWTLYGNYTYTDSHIKKEGADYKRTVQIARNTANAGLRYKKGKLETDLGIYYTGPRLRWAADLETDSFVRTDISARYHATDAISVYGRVENLFNQDVTEEIGYKQPGRYGVIGVEYRFF encoded by the coding sequence ATGAAAAAGCATAGTGTTTTATTCGTGGGCGCGCGCGCGCTCGTTATTCTTGGCGCATTTTCCAGCGCATCAACCTTTGCCACCGAAACCGAGACCACACCCTCTACCGAGCTCGGGACGCTGGTGGTGAATGCCACCAAACTCGATAAAGATGAGGACAGGCTGACGCAATCAACTACCGTCATCACCAGCCAAGACATTCAACAAAAAAATTACACAGATACAACAGAAATTTTGCGAGAAACCGCTGGGATTCAATTCAAGCAAGCCGGCGGACCTGGGCAATTTAATTACACAAAAATGCGCGGATTTTCAGCAGGCAATATTCTGTTGGTAATCGATGGCGTAAAAGTTAATCACGCAGGTTCTGGCGACTTCGGGAATCTAATTGGCCAAATTGATCCAAACTCCATCGAACGCATTGAGGTGTTGCGTGGACCACAGGCCTCGCTGTATGGATCAAACAGCACCGCTGGTGTTATTTCCATCACCACCAAAAGCGGCAGCAAACCTGATGCGCGCATTGCAACGGAAGTCGGATCGCTGGACTGGAGAAAAACGAAACTCTCGCTGAATAACAACCACGATGTCGGTGACGGCAATCTTTCCTACTCGTTGAATGTGTCGAAAACAGACAGCAACGGCGTCATCGACGACGAGTATTACAAAGACAATTCTATTCAGGCCAAAGTGTCGTATAGCACCGATCAGTTTGAAGTGGGCGGCAGTTACTGGCGCACAGACAACAAATTTCAGTACGCAGAATTACTGGAAGCTGGCCCTGTGAATTCATGGGATCGCTACTACTCACTGCAACTGCCCGACCCAGACAGTACGCGGGCTCTACAACAAACCATCAGCAGTGTGTGGGCAACACACCACATCACTGACAAACTCAGCCACACCTTAAAACTGGGGCAAATGGAGGAAAACGACCAGAACCTCGATCTCGATAATGGTTTGCTTGGATACATGCTGGCCCCCTATAACAACTTCACTGTTGATTATTTTAATTTTTATAACAAAGGTGCAGTGGTTCCCATATACGATTCGGGAAGTGCGCAAGCAGCCAATGCACGCAACCTCAACCGCCAGCTTGATTACACGCTGAAATACAGCGGCGAAAAAACCAATGCGCTGTTCGGTTTTGAACGCGTGACACAAAACTATCGTTCGTGGGGTCGTTGGGGAAACTCTCCTTCTATGGATGACAGTACAAATTCTCTTTATATAAACGCGGATCACACGCTGGTAAATGACCATCTCGTGCTATCCGTTGGACTGCGCAACGACAACTACGATTCGTGGGGTAGCCAGACAACAGGAAATATCGGTGCTGCTTGGAACTTTACGCCGGGCACTGGCATTTTTGCCAACTACGGCACCAGCTATAAAGCGCCAACTTTGTCACAGCTATTCGACCAAAGTTACGGCTCGGATGCGTTGACGCCGGAGAGTGGAAAAACTACAGAGATTGGCTTTCGACAGAAGTTATTGGATGAAAAGTTAGCGTGGGATATCACTGCGTGGCAGACACAACTGGACGATGTAATTATCTTTGACTACAGCATCCCCAACCCAGCAGCGCCTTGGGGCTTTGGCAAATATGCCAATGGTGACAAACAGAGAACCAGCGGCGCCGAATTGAATGGCAGCTACGCACTAACCAATGACTGGACGCTATACGGCAACTACACCTACACCGATTCACACATCAAGAAGGAAGGGGCAGACTACAAACGCACGGTACAGATTGCCCGCAACACAGCCAATGCAGGGCTTCGCTATAAAAAAGGAAAACTGGAAACAGATCTCGGTATTTATTACACAGGGCCGCGTTTGCGCTGGGCTGCGGATCTTGAGACAGATAGCTTCGTACGCACAGATATTTCTGCGCGCTACCACGCAACAGACGCTATCTCGGTGTACGGGCGCGTTGAAAACTTATTCAACCAAGATGTGACGGAAGAAATCGGCTACAAACAGCCGGGGCGCTACGGCGTTATCGGTGTGGAATACCGATTCTTCTAA
- a CDS encoding ABC transporter substrate-binding protein, which yields MMIHYKIAAGFAIALGVWLLSHLSLDARLLSPIAPLNSTVAAGAFPKRLHNPLGHEQVLQQAPARIASGILAADEIFAILRAKNRLVAVTDIADDPGISNVAHFYSTDVVRSEADTEVLLATAPDMVVVAAYSDAATVRLLLSTNVPVLRIPEFTSFADIKRNTMTLASAIGEEERGAEVLARMQQRLDVVANAIKDQPKPRVLYYSPSGSAAGIGTLTDETVTLAGGFNVIRETGLKGSSLISQELAIALQPEVILLDIWGTTNGDPTAVNAMLQDPAWRSVPAVKQGRVYVVNAAIATTCSPFRVIGVETIAHLLHPNHVAARSSDAEEVAKWL from the coding sequence ATGATGATTCACTACAAAATCGCAGCAGGCTTTGCGATAGCGTTAGGGGTGTGGCTGTTGTCACACCTATCGCTGGATGCACGCCTACTGTCGCCTATCGCTCCGCTCAACAGCACGGTTGCTGCAGGTGCTTTTCCTAAGCGCCTGCACAATCCACTAGGGCATGAACAAGTGCTGCAACAAGCGCCAGCGCGTATTGCTTCTGGCATTCTCGCTGCGGATGAAATTTTTGCGATTTTGCGCGCCAAAAACCGTCTTGTTGCCGTCACCGATATTGCTGACGATCCTGGCATTTCCAATGTCGCTCATTTTTATTCCACGGATGTTGTGCGCAGCGAAGCAGATACAGAAGTTCTGTTAGCCACTGCGCCTGACATGGTTGTCGTCGCTGCCTATAGCGATGCTGCCACCGTGCGTTTACTGCTATCAACCAATGTCCCCGTATTGCGGATACCAGAGTTCACCAGCTTTGCCGATATCAAACGCAACACCATGACTTTGGCGAGCGCTATTGGAGAGGAAGAACGCGGCGCGGAAGTTTTAGCGCGGATGCAGCAGCGTTTAGATGTCGTGGCGAATGCCATCAAAGACCAACCCAAACCGCGCGTTCTGTATTACAGCCCCAGCGGCTCTGCTGCCGGCATAGGCACCTTGACCGATGAGACTGTCACGCTCGCTGGCGGCTTCAATGTCATCCGTGAGACAGGTCTAAAAGGTTCTTCACTTATTTCGCAAGAGCTAGCCATTGCCCTGCAACCGGAAGTCATCCTGTTGGATATTTGGGGAACCACCAACGGTGATCCCACTGCTGTTAATGCCATGTTGCAAGACCCCGCTTGGCGCAGCGTCCCCGCTGTAAAACAGGGGCGGGTTTATGTCGTGAATGCGGCTATTGCAACAACATGCTCCCCTTTTCGCGTGATCGGCGTTGAAACCATTGCGCATCTGCTTCACCCCAACCATGTCGCGGCACGCAGCAGCGACGCTGAAGAAGTGGCGAAATGGCTATGA